Proteins encoded together in one Anticarsia gemmatalis isolate Benzon Research Colony breed Stoneville strain chromosome 1, ilAntGemm2 primary, whole genome shotgun sequence window:
- the LOC142981495 gene encoding uncharacterized protein LOC142981495 — protein sequence MHVSIVAAVFIIIYTPRSSCDLRDFNICQEDFNLNPGDGVLKELTFPWLGFVQYIHVTTGLAHQSKAPRVVLVQQQFVIGTATDLLNLPKNYKLGNVIFGEYDRDEEDCGLSRPEIKLGHKCPRAYIEMPILVISPHPEYSRFGVGNSIALVKLLRPMKSHYMIPLCLPSLEERVKKRKFKVVYLIDYISSVPRDFNSERMGKKTLKLYTHKDCRRHRMRSKLGSEGVTHVLCTSGCGVRPGAPIITHSADGRFELIGLAAGGAPCTRRSMRRRLNAEPPLYIDVFPYNTWLMNLITAHKVPKPYPQQFQLVQGGGGVMRPRTARNRKQKSGWKSRLFVMGNLCFKPKRKIRQRSSFFYAEQFEVHADPPAKLHVVLQVSAGYECSITCVRIMLPNRLSMPIITGVGGYNITIKFNTEWFPYVFFFTLGLNGSNATMADRRVFYWERQAHRDLWGWSP from the exons ATGCACGTTAGCATAGTCGCCgctgtttttattataa TATATACCCCGCGCTCATCATGCGATTTGCGCGATTTCAACATTTGCCAAGAAGATTTCAATTTGAACCCAGGTGACGGCGTGCTCAAGGAACTCACGTTCCCATGGCTGGGCTTCGTGCAGTATATTCATG TGACGACGGGTCTGGCTCACCAGAGCAAGGCGCCGCGCGTGGTACTCGTCCAACAACAGTTCGTCATCGGAACTGCCACGGACTTACTTAATTTACCCAAAAATTACAAACT GGGAAATGTTATATTTGGTGAATATGACCGAGACGAAGAGGACTGTGGTCTGTCACGTCCAGAAATTAAACTGGGTCACAAATGTCCGCGAGCATATATTGAAATGCCAATACTCGTCATCTCTCCACATCCAGAATACTCCAG ATTTGGAGTCGGCAATAGTATAGCTTTAGTCAAACTATTGCGTCCCATGAAATCAC ACTACATGATACCACTATGTCTTCCGAGTTTGGAAGAACGAGTAAAAAAGAGAAAATTCAAAGTGGTTTATCTCATAGACTACATCAGTT CCGTACCAAGAGATTTCAATTCTGAAAGAATGGGAAAGAAGACACTCAAATTATACACACATAAAGACTGCAGACGACATCGAATGAGATCG AAACTGGGCAGCGAAGGTGTAACACATGTGCTGTGTACCTCCGGATGTGGTGTGAGGCCAGGAGCACCAATCATCACGCATTCAGCCGACGGACGGTTCGAGCTGATCGGACTGGCCGCCGGTGGAGCTCCTTGCACGCGCCGCTCTATGCGTCGCCGTCTCAACGCCGAACCACCGCTATACATAGACGTGTTCCCTTATAACACGTGGCTAATGAACCTTATTACCGCACATAAGGTCCCAAAGCCGTATCCTCAACAGTTTCAATTGGTCCAAGGAGGAGGTGGAG tgatGCGACCAAGAACTGCCCGGAACAGAAAACAGAAGAGCGGCTGGAAGTCTCGGCTATTCGTCATGGGTAATCTTTGCTTCAAACCAAAGAGAAAAATCAGACAACGATCTTCATTTTTCTACGCAGAGCAGTTCGAAGTGCACGCAGATCCTCCCGCCAAATTACACGTTGTATTACAG GTGTCAGCTGGTTACGAATGTTCAATAACATGTGTCCGTATAATGTTGCCGAATCGTCTATCGATGCCAATTATAACCGGCGTCGGAGGATACAACATAACGATCAAGTTCAACACAGAGTGGTTCCCGTACGTGTTCTTCTTCACGCTAGGACTGAATGGAAGTAATGCAACTATGGCTGATCGCAGGGTCTTCTACTGGGAGAGACAAGCTCACCGAGATTTGTGGGGGTGGTCGccataa